In Nitrosophilus labii, the following proteins share a genomic window:
- a CDS encoding cytochrome c3 family protein, protein MKLKNLVFITFFALLFVIGGYYISQIDFGEKIARVEKITKSILEGVIEGPERFFPTEANITEEELSEINISKISEEIGESVKAKEKEKILLIEKKTEEALKIELKKLKEEKKLKHTKAKAKEAKLVKLEDLPQKFKPLKRNLHEPFKMGACELCHVSSGVKPGKIITKNIEELCYKCHKVRYNKKIDHKPVKEGRCTDCHDPHQSNSKNLLKGKNVNDLCLKCHSVGNKKKIKKVVNMKASYKHKPAEKNCVECHEAHTSDFKKLLKDDGKINLCLDCHSKLENHVDMKKWINEVKYKHGAISDSKNRCLECHDPHATNHKGILKKQQVKMCLSCHNKSLKSDEDGGMLMNMEKHLKDNPIWHKPIKDVVKEGGCAACHNPHGSNHFSILRRTYTTEFYDDFKTKKDFICFKCHKIEKFSEKYSDKTGFRDGKVNLHYLHVNNKKGRSCRVCHDEHASKYPRLIRRYTEFGGIKFPMRYIKTDNGGSCQPACHKKYEYDRVNQKNKFSPEVFKK, encoded by the coding sequence ATGAAACTTAAAAATTTGGTTTTTATAACATTTTTTGCGTTACTGTTTGTAATAGGTGGATACTATATTTCTCAAATAGATTTTGGCGAAAAGATTGCTAGAGTTGAAAAAATTACAAAGAGTATATTAGAAGGTGTTATAGAAGGACCAGAGAGATTTTTTCCCACCGAAGCCAATATTACCGAAGAAGAGTTAAGTGAGATAAATATTTCAAAGATTTCCGAAGAGATTGGAGAGAGCGTAAAAGCCAAAGAGAAAGAAAAGATTTTGCTAATTGAGAAAAAGACGGAAGAAGCCTTAAAAATAGAACTGAAAAAATTAAAGGAAGAGAAGAAGCTAAAACATACTAAAGCAAAGGCAAAAGAGGCGAAACTGGTTAAATTAGAAGATTTACCTCAAAAGTTCAAACCTTTAAAAAGAAATCTTCATGAACCTTTTAAGATGGGTGCATGCGAACTTTGTCACGTATCTTCGGGAGTAAAACCAGGCAAGATAATCACAAAAAATATTGAAGAGTTGTGTTATAAGTGCCATAAAGTAAGATATAATAAAAAGATAGATCACAAACCTGTTAAAGAGGGAAGATGTACGGATTGTCACGATCCGCATCAATCAAACTCTAAAAACCTCTTAAAAGGGAAAAATGTTAACGATCTCTGTTTAAAATGCCATAGTGTTGGCAATAAGAAAAAGATTAAAAAAGTCGTAAATATGAAAGCCTCCTATAAGCACAAACCGGCTGAGAAAAATTGTGTAGAGTGTCATGAAGCACATACTTCTGATTTCAAAAAACTTTTAAAAGATGATGGTAAGATCAATCTATGTCTAGATTGCCACTCAAAACTAGAAAATCATGTTGATATGAAAAAGTGGATTAATGAAGTAAAATATAAACACGGAGCTATTTCAGATAGTAAAAACAGATGTTTAGAATGTCACGATCCGCATGCGACAAACCATAAAGGAATACTTAAAAAACAACAAGTTAAAATGTGTTTAAGTTGTCATAACAAAAGCTTAAAGTCTGATGAAGATGGCGGAATGTTGATGAATATGGAGAAACATTTAAAAGACAATCCTATATGGCATAAACCTATAAAAGATGTAGTTAAAGAGGGTGGATGTGCGGCTTGTCACAATCCGCACGGTTCAAACCATTTTAGCATTCTTAGAAGAACTTATACTACTGAGTTTTATGACGATTTTAAAACAAAAAAAGATTTTATATGTTTTAAATGTCATAAAATTGAAAAGTTTAGTGAGAAATATTCCGATAAAACCGGTTTTAGAGACGGTAAAGTAAATTTACACTATCTACATGTTAACAATAAAAAAGGTAGGTCTTGTAGAGTATGTCATGATGAACATGCTTCAAAATATCCTCGCCTAATAAGAAGATATACCGAGTTTGGTGGTATAAAATTTCCAATGAGGTATATTAAAACGGATAACGGCGGTTCATGTCAGCCTGCCTGTCATAAAAAATATGAGTACGATAGGGTAAATCAAAAAAACAAATTTAGCCCGGAAGTATTTAAAAAATAG
- a CDS encoding cytochrome c3 family protein: MNKKGSYKVFLLIFSILFLISSLFSEEIKKDDSSFVASLVKKVSNKYFSVIVPFKNNVFEEQFVTVTVKVFDKSIDKIVLRTSYNIKYEIEVKEDKDTYCKTLMFFIGENFVKVYAYKNGKKVEKETIKFFNKAFLSKYYKIVPNGYKKEFFHNNLYEQACSECHDMSVNEESGIAFENVEKSNCYNCHKNLLSRKYAHAPTVNFVCLPCHNGETGTKNRALKDKSKFIYPDPIGPLCLKCHTKKRKLWSMKMVKHDPVGAGKCNKCHNPHSSGISKYFLRKSVWRLCTTCHTDKTSKRAYLSLFKKKKDMGEIIDKKFLKGSFDCVDCHNPHASNRRFLLLEKIDNIKDVCISLTESGGRW, encoded by the coding sequence ATGAATAAAAAGGGGAGTTACAAAGTTTTTTTACTAATCTTTTCTATATTATTTTTAATCTCTTCTCTTTTTAGTGAAGAGATAAAAAAAGATGATTCTTCCTTTGTGGCTTCCCTTGTTAAAAAAGTTTCAAATAAATATTTTTCAGTTATTGTGCCATTTAAAAATAACGTATTTGAGGAACAATTTGTTACGGTTACGGTAAAAGTTTTTGATAAAAGTATCGATAAAATTGTTTTGAGAACTAGTTACAATATAAAATACGAAATAGAGGTGAAAGAAGATAAAGATACCTATTGTAAGACTCTTATGTTTTTTATTGGGGAAAATTTTGTAAAGGTTTACGCTTATAAAAACGGTAAAAAAGTAGAAAAAGAAACGATTAAGTTTTTTAATAAAGCTTTTTTGTCAAAATACTATAAAATTGTACCTAATGGTTATAAAAAAGAGTTTTTTCACAACAATTTATACGAACAGGCTTGTAGTGAATGTCACGATATGAGTGTGAACGAAGAGTCCGGTATAGCGTTTGAAAATGTGGAGAAATCGAACTGTTACAATTGTCATAAAAATCTTTTATCTAGAAAATATGCGCATGCTCCTACCGTAAATTTTGTTTGTCTTCCTTGTCACAACGGAGAAACAGGCACAAAAAATAGAGCTTTGAAAGATAAATCAAAATTTATTTATCCTGATCCTATAGGTCCCTTATGTCTTAAATGCCATACAAAAAAGAGAAAATTATGGAGTATGAAGATGGTTAAACACGATCCGGTAGGAGCGGGAAAATGTAACAAATGTCACAATCCTCACTCTTCGGGTATAAGCAAATATTTTTTGAGAAAAAGTGTCTGGAGGTTGTGTACAACTTGTCATACGGATAAAACTTCAAAGAGAGCCTATTTGTCGCTTTTTAAAAAGAAAAAAGACATGGGTGAAATAATAGATAAAAAGTTTTTAAAAGGCTCGTTTGATTGTGTCGATTGTCATAATCCTCATGCTTCAAATAGAAGATTTTTACTACTGGAAAAAATTGATAACATAAAAGATGTTTGTATATCACTTACAGAAAGTGGAGGAAGATGGTAA
- a CDS encoding cytochrome c3 family protein codes for MVKKIFYCFICLFTFLFANELDSKSTTSSNSSYIIWPKSNSIYESNYLSLIVKKVDKVDKIIVLLNDEVVVDKKITPQSVKHEDILYFNIKLYDLGINKISIKGFYKDKKVLEDSLEVFFRSILGKKYRYPSSKYKRVFFHNQENEKLCSECHDMSVNEIKGVVFHNSEDSNCYECHKYMMSEKYMHAPAANWLCATSCHSGKAGEFNKKYKDKSKFLYEDPIAPICLNCHEKFKKRFYKEKYRHEPVDDGRCNKCHNPHGNNDKKFLRYDVWSLCTTCHTDKKTQPHVVMTFSKKAHPTRGKKDPTDPTKELSCISCHNPHVSNNGFMLKGYRGKGMMLWCAKCHKK; via the coding sequence ATGGTAAAAAAAATATTTTATTGTTTTATCTGTTTATTTACTTTTCTTTTTGCCAATGAATTAGATAGCAAATCTACAACTTCGTCTAATAGCTCATATATTATATGGCCGAAAAGCAATAGTATATATGAATCAAATTATTTGTCTTTGATAGTTAAAAAGGTAGACAAAGTCGATAAGATTATAGTTTTATTAAATGACGAAGTGGTGGTTGATAAAAAAATAACACCTCAATCAGTTAAACATGAAGATATTCTATATTTTAATATTAAACTTTATGATTTAGGAATCAATAAAATATCTATAAAAGGTTTTTATAAAGATAAAAAAGTTTTAGAAGATAGTTTAGAGGTATTTTTTAGGAGTATTTTGGGAAAAAAATATAGATATCCATCTTCAAAATATAAAAGGGTCTTTTTTCACAATCAAGAAAATGAAAAATTATGCTCCGAATGTCACGATATGAGTGTAAATGAAATTAAGGGTGTTGTTTTTCACAATAGTGAAGACTCAAACTGTTATGAGTGCCATAAATATATGATGTCAGAAAAATATATGCATGCGCCTGCGGCTAATTGGCTATGTGCGACAAGTTGTCATAGTGGAAAAGCGGGAGAATTTAATAAAAAATATAAAGATAAATCAAAATTTTTATATGAAGATCCTATAGCACCTATTTGTTTGAATTGTCATGAAAAATTTAAGAAAAGATTTTACAAAGAAAAATATAGACACGAACCCGTAGATGATGGACGTTGTAATAAATGTCATAATCCGCACGGAAATAATGATAAAAAATTTTTAAGATATGATGTTTGGTCTCTTTGCACTACCTGTCATACTGATAAAAAAACACAACCTCACGTTGTAATGACTTTTTCTAAAAAAGCTCATCCTACTAGAGGAAAAAAAGATCCTACCGATCCTACTAAAGAACTTTCCTGTATAAGTTGTCATAATCCACATGTATCTAACAACGGCTTTATGCTAAAAGGTTATAGGGGAAAAGGAATGATGTTATGGTGCGCCAAATGTCACAAAAAGTAA
- a CDS encoding tetratricopeptide repeat protein: protein MEKISFLKVFVFSILTLTILFASDNKSEFIQRAYNSVIKLAEKGDPNALFSLGEMYFLGMGVTKDYNKAVDYFEKASKNGHIKAMFNLGYMYHNGIGVKKDYKKALKWFKEAAKNGDPKSMLYLGTMYYKGEGVSTDYGKALYWFTKASDSGYPQAHFILGKMFYSGKGVKQDFSIAAELFEKAALHGHAEAQYYLGKMYLTGEGVKKELELAKYWMQYSYMNGYRPAKKVLDTYGWKVIIRKETLPGLDENE, encoded by the coding sequence ATGGAGAAAATATCGTTTTTAAAAGTATTTGTGTTTTCAATATTAACATTAACTATTCTTTTTGCTTCAGATAATAAAAGTGAATTTATTCAAAGAGCATATAATTCTGTTATTAAGCTAGCCGAAAAAGGGGATCCTAATGCCCTTTTTTCTTTAGGTGAAATGTATTTTTTAGGAATGGGAGTAACAAAAGATTATAATAAAGCTGTAGATTATTTTGAAAAAGCCTCAAAAAACGGACATATAAAAGCAATGTTTAATCTCGGATATATGTATCATAATGGAATAGGGGTAAAAAAGGATTACAAAAAAGCACTAAAATGGTTCAAAGAAGCGGCGAAAAATGGAGATCCTAAATCTATGTTATATTTAGGAACGATGTATTATAAAGGTGAAGGCGTTTCTACTGATTATGGAAAGGCTCTTTATTGGTTTACTAAAGCTTCCGATTCAGGCTATCCTCAAGCTCATTTTATATTAGGTAAGATGTTTTATAGTGGAAAAGGGGTAAAACAGGATTTCTCTATCGCTGCTGAACTTTTTGAAAAAGCCGCTTTACACGGGCACGCTGAAGCACAGTACTATTTAGGAAAGATGTATTTAACCGGAGAGGGAGTAAAAAAGGAACTAGAACTAGCAAAATATTGGATGCAGTACTCTTATATGAATGGCTATAGACCAGCAAAAAAAGTTTTAGATACTTACGGTTGGAAAGTTATCATAAGAAAAGAGACTTTGCCCGGTCTAGATGAAAATGAATAA
- a CDS encoding tetratricopeptide repeat protein, with protein sequence MKKTLVFIILFLTLNYLSAGKLEFKQRLIQSATEKAQNGDPNAQFTLGEMYYLGFLGKKDYKKAIDWYEKAAKNGHIKAMFNLGYIYFTGKGAENDYSKARYWFEQAAENGDPKAQRYLGEIFYKGLGVAKDYKKAFYWYKKTADLGYPKAQYIVGQMYKRGLGVEKDLEKAKYYLIRSASQSCSEAELELGKMYLNGEGVEKSEEKALYYLKKALKDGKKEAKKYLEKIEE encoded by the coding sequence ATGAAAAAAACATTAGTATTTATTATACTCTTTCTAACTTTAAATTATTTAAGTGCCGGTAAATTAGAGTTTAAACAGCGACTTATACAAAGTGCTACTGAAAAAGCTCAAAACGGAGATCCAAACGCACAATTTACCTTAGGAGAGATGTATTATTTAGGTTTTTTGGGAAAAAAAGATTATAAAAAAGCTATAGACTGGTACGAAAAAGCAGCAAAAAACGGACATATAAAAGCAATGTTCAATCTTGGATACATCTACTTTACAGGTAAAGGCGCCGAAAACGACTATTCAAAAGCGCGATACTGGTTTGAACAAGCTGCCGAAAATGGAGATCCTAAAGCTCAAAGATATCTAGGAGAAATTTTTTATAAAGGACTTGGAGTAGCAAAAGATTACAAAAAAGCGTTTTACTGGTATAAAAAAACGGCCGACCTTGGTTATCCAAAAGCGCAATATATCGTCGGACAAATGTATAAAAGGGGTTTGGGAGTAGAAAAAGATCTAGAAAAAGCAAAATATTATCTTATTCGATCAGCATCCCAAAGTTGTTCGGAAGCAGAATTGGAGCTTGGGAAAATGTATTTAAACGGTGAAGGAGTAGAAAAGAGTGAAGAAAAGGCTCTATATTATCTAAAAAAGGCTCTAAAAGACGGAAAAAAAGAGGCTAAAAAGTATTTAGAAAAGATAGAAGAATGA
- a CDS encoding radical SAM protein produces the protein MRYIFGPVNSRRFGLSLGIDLSPEKKSCNFDCLYCELESAKPKNTIDNPPKVEDILKELKESLNRFDDIEVITITSNGEPTLYPYLKELVDEIKKIKKDKKLLILSNGALIYKKEIQNILKEIDIVKLSLDCATKECFKKLDRPLKEISLEKIVEGLKEFSKSFKGSLIIEILVVKGINDKEEEFEKLNEVLKEIKPERVDIGTIDRPPAYKVSPVSYERLFELSKKIENLPVTIAHRNKTYRTNKDMSKEEILRTLKRRPFTLEDIEAIFSKKSLKTFEKLLNEKKIVKKVISNTTFYTTNIDK, from the coding sequence ATGAGATATATTTTTGGTCCCGTAAATTCTAGGAGATTCGGTCTATCTTTAGGGATAGATCTGAGTCCCGAGAAAAAGAGTTGCAACTTTGATTGTCTTTACTGCGAATTAGAATCCGCAAAACCAAAAAACACCATAGACAATCCTCCTAAAGTTGAAGATATTTTAAAAGAGTTAAAAGAGTCTTTAAATAGGTTTGACGATATAGAAGTTATAACTATCACTTCAAACGGAGAACCTACTCTATACCCCTATTTAAAAGAGTTAGTCGATGAGATAAAAAAGATAAAAAAAGATAAAAAATTGCTTATCTTATCAAACGGTGCTTTGATATATAAAAAAGAGATTCAAAACATACTAAAAGAGATAGATATAGTAAAACTATCTCTCGATTGCGCCACAAAAGAGTGTTTTAAAAAGCTTGATAGACCTTTAAAAGAGATATCTTTAGAAAAGATAGTAGAAGGTTTAAAAGAGTTTTCCAAAAGCTTCAAAGGCTCTTTAATCATAGAAATTTTAGTTGTTAAAGGAATAAACGATAAAGAAGAGGAGTTTGAGAAATTAAACGAAGTTTTAAAAGAAATAAAACCTGAAAGAGTCGATATAGGAACAATAGACAGACCACCGGCATACAAAGTCTCGCCTGTCTCTTACGAGAGACTATTTGAACTATCAAAAAAAATAGAAAATTTACCTGTTACTATAGCCCATAGAAACAAAACATATAGAACCAACAAAGATATGAGCAAAGAGGAGATTTTACGTACATTAAAACGAAGACCTTTTACTTTAGAAGATATTGAAGCCATTTTTTCTAAAAAATCACTAAAAACTTTTGAAAAATTACTAAATGAAAAAAAAATAGTAAAAAAAGTGATATCAAACACTACTTTTTATACCACAAATATTGACAAATAG
- the hemE gene encoding uroporphyrinogen decarboxylase, giving the protein MIFVDACFRKKTPYTPIWMMRQAGRYLPEYMEVRNKAGDFLTLCKNPKMAAEVTLQPVEILDVDAAILFSDILVIPLEMGMDLRFEKGEGPVFSDPIRNMEDLERLYDYPEERLTYVYETIKLVREKLPKDKALIGFSGAPWTLATYMVEGSGSKTYATIKKLIYTEPEFMHALMIKITEAVKAYLVKQIESGVNAVQIFDSWASALEKDKFFEFSWDYMVDIAEFLKDKYPHIPVILFPKGVAGYLDAIYGKFDVFGVDWGTPIDLAKKHLGDRYVLQGNMEPTRLYSKEATKDGVEKIVEIMGAKEGHIFNLGHGMLPDLPVENAKFLVELVHDLTKR; this is encoded by the coding sequence ATGATTTTCGTAGACGCATGTTTTAGAAAAAAGACCCCCTACACTCCTATATGGATGATGAGACAAGCCGGTAGATATCTTCCAGAATACATGGAAGTTAGAAATAAAGCAGGAGATTTTTTGACCCTTTGTAAAAATCCTAAGATGGCAGCCGAAGTAACACTTCAGCCTGTAGAGATTTTGGACGTAGATGCGGCTATTTTGTTTAGTGATATACTAGTAATTCCTCTTGAAATGGGAATGGATCTTAGATTTGAAAAGGGAGAAGGTCCCGTTTTTAGCGATCCTATAAGAAATATGGAAGATTTAGAGAGACTCTACGACTATCCGGAAGAGAGATTAACTTACGTTTATGAAACTATAAAGTTAGTTAGAGAAAAACTTCCAAAAGATAAAGCATTGATAGGTTTTAGCGGTGCCCCCTGGACACTTGCTACATATATGGTAGAAGGAAGCGGCTCTAAAACCTACGCAACTATAAAAAAACTTATATATACAGAACCAGAGTTTATGCACGCGCTTATGATAAAAATAACCGAAGCTGTAAAAGCCTATCTCGTAAAACAGATAGAATCTGGCGTAAATGCTGTTCAGATATTTGATAGCTGGGCTAGCGCTTTGGAAAAAGATAAATTTTTTGAGTTCAGTTGGGATTATATGGTGGATATTGCTGAATTTTTAAAAGACAAATACCCGCATATTCCGGTTATTTTGTTTCCAAAAGGAGTGGCAGGGTATCTAGACGCTATTTATGGAAAGTTTGACGTCTTTGGTGTAGATTGGGGAACCCCTATAGATTTGGCAAAAAAACATCTTGGAGATAGATACGTACTACAAGGAAACATGGAGCCTACAAGACTCTACTCTAAAGAGGCCACAAAAGATGGAGTTGAAAAAATTGTCGAAATAATGGGAGCAAAAGAGGGACATATATTCAATTTGGGACACGGAATGCTACCGGATCTTCCCGTAGAAAACGCAAAATTTCTTGTAGAGCTTGTCCACGATCTTACTAAGAGATGA
- a CDS encoding YqhA family protein: protein MNLLENIFENLLWKGRLFIILAVIFGMFGAVVLFIVASIDIYHVGTYTFEVLTSGSHPKDFHEKLVGDIIGAVDLYLIAVVMLLFSFGLYELFISKIDVAERSESSKILQIHSLDQLKDKLAKVIVMVLIVSFFKRVLHTEYNGALEMLYFSGSIFALAIGLYFLHKSSNSH, encoded by the coding sequence ATGAATTTATTAGAAAATATTTTTGAAAATCTGCTATGGAAAGGAAGACTTTTTATAATTTTAGCCGTAATTTTTGGAATGTTTGGAGCGGTAGTACTCTTTATCGTAGCAAGTATAGATATTTATCACGTCGGTACTTATACCTTTGAGGTTTTAACTTCCGGCTCTCATCCGAAAGATTTTCATGAAAAACTTGTAGGAGATATCATAGGTGCAGTCGATTTATATCTTATTGCTGTAGTAATGCTGTTATTTAGCTTTGGTCTTTATGAACTATTTATTTCAAAAATAGATGTAGCTGAAAGAAGTGAAAGCTCGAAAATTTTGCAAATCCATAGTCTTGATCAGTTAAAAGATAAACTTGCTAAAGTTATTGTTATGGTATTAATTGTTAGTTTTTTTAAAAGGGTTTTACATACCGAATATAACGGAGCGTTAGAGATGTTATATTTTTCAGGCTCTATCTTTGCTTTAGCAATAGGGCTCTACTTTTTACATAAAAGTTCAAATTCACACTGA
- a CDS encoding aspartate-semialdehyde dehydrogenase, translating to MRKVNVAVVGATGAVGEEMLRVMEEYDFPVNNLIPLASARSAGAKVEFKGEEYTVLELTEKVFEEKEVEIALFSAGGSVSAHYAPYAVEAGAVVIDNTSHFRMEPDIPLVVPEVNPDDIAAWQNRGIIANPNCSTIQMVQALKPLDDIFGIKRVDVATYQATSGAGKSAMEEMVTQMRDFFAFKLDESEHNKFPHQIALNVIPQIDKFMDNGYTKEEMKMVNETKKIMHKNIEVSATCVRVPVLRGHSEAVTIWFERDITADAAREALYNGKNIVVIDNPQNSEYPMPITVVDKDETYVGRIRKDIYRDNVLHMWVVADNLRVGAATNAVRIALKWLEMES from the coding sequence TTGAGAAAAGTTAACGTAGCTGTAGTCGGCGCAACTGGAGCTGTTGGCGAAGAGATGTTAAGAGTAATGGAAGAGTACGATTTTCCGGTAAACAATCTTATCCCTTTGGCTAGCGCAAGAAGCGCTGGAGCAAAGGTAGAGTTTAAAGGCGAAGAATATACGGTTTTAGAATTGACTGAGAAGGTATTTGAAGAAAAAGAGGTTGAGATAGCCCTTTTTAGCGCGGGTGGAAGCGTATCGGCTCACTATGCTCCATACGCTGTAGAAGCAGGAGCCGTAGTTATCGACAACACAAGTCATTTTAGAATGGAACCAGATATTCCATTGGTAGTTCCGGAAGTAAACCCTGATGATATAGCGGCTTGGCAAAACAGAGGTATCATAGCAAACCCAAACTGTTCTACAATCCAGATGGTACAGGCTCTAAAACCTTTAGACGATATTTTCGGAATCAAAAGAGTGGATGTTGCCACATATCAAGCTACAAGCGGTGCGGGAAAAAGTGCAATGGAAGAGATGGTTACGCAAATGAGAGATTTTTTCGCTTTTAAACTGGATGAGAGCGAACATAACAAGTTCCCACATCAAATCGCTTTAAACGTTATTCCCCAAATTGACAAATTTATGGATAACGGTTATACCAAAGAAGAGATGAAGATGGTGAATGAGACCAAAAAAATAATGCATAAAAATATCGAAGTAAGTGCAACCTGTGTTAGAGTCCCAGTTCTTAGAGGACACAGTGAAGCAGTTACTATCTGGTTCGAAAGAGATATAACTGCAGATGCTGCAAGGGAAGCTCTATATAACGGAAAAAATATTGTAGTTATAGATAATCCTCAAAATAGTGAATATCCTATGCCTATAACGGTTGTGGACAAAGACGAAACATATGTAGGAAGAATCCGAAAAGATATCTATAGAGACAACGTACTTCATATGTGGGTCGTTGCGGACAACTTAAGAGTAGGTGCCGCTACAAACGCGGTTAGAATAGCTTTAAAATGGTTGGAAATGGAGAGCTAA